From Pristiophorus japonicus isolate sPriJap1 chromosome 7, sPriJap1.hap1, whole genome shotgun sequence, one genomic window encodes:
- the lgsn gene encoding lengsin isoform X4: MPPLDWERVERKHPSSTTGHSYLHIPDLSIVTGEPLQKPAQAQDAHSVDVKSDRRGKSSQREEEQSGEEWETGNGNDEEKNKGVFVSKGGISKDTMEELKALLKESPLITSRQKVSNKPRSSPSYLKAQSPEEKPKEGASKTSTPSKSYSSLPEQQTAQRAKETSARDEQIKPAAATSDAPKPQSGNVKPMSLKTPTLHSRTDSGQGSKHDAVWTSNVADNMRELTMNCSTTPQTSTTIEQVKQQIAREDIRFIRFEASDFHGISRSKTVPSRFFQEKVFHGVPMPRGYLELTLSPQENEVDHSSFNSDILLMPDIATFRVLPWAEKTARVICDSCSITGSPLLTSPRQVAKLQLNQLRACGFALRSSFTYEFCLYSFAQTSDAPALFPAATLLNNHNQCFVQELIDSMYGAGVDVESFSCSRGPGQVEVSLRAEFGMGAADNAFAFRTGVKELARKHDHAASFFAPSDFGNSGTLSHSLWDANGKQNLFYDAATAARELSGAGNRWQAGLALHAAALSCLVAPGTNCRKRYGDGKDGAAVDVSCGVNDNSCVFNSKFHGGGGARLENRLGSAAANPYVVLAATVAAGLDGLRRGWPSDGDGGPLKPRAIPVRLEDALEALEHDHCIRSALGELFTRQFIAVKRFELKTQPLDGEDKYLEYFI; encoded by the exons ATGCCGCCCCTGGACTGGGAGAGAGTCGAGAGGAAACACCCATCGAGCACGACAGGCCATTCCTACCTTCATATACCAGATCTGTCAATAGTCACAGGGGAGCCCCTTCAAAAACCAGCCCAAGCCCAAGATGCTCATTCTGTGGACGTAAAGAGCGATCGACGGGGAAAATCCAGTCAAAGGGAAGAAGAGCAGTCCGGGGAGGAATGGGAAACAGGCAATGGGAATGATGAGGAAAAGAACAAAGGCGTATTTGTTTCAAAGGGTGGGATTTCAAAAGACACAATGGAAGAATTGAAAGCCCTTCTAAAGGAGAGTCCTTTAATTACCAGCCGGCAGAAAGTGAGCAATAAACCCAGGTCCTCTCCCTCCTATTTGAAGGCGCAGAGTCCTGAAGAGAAACCCAAAGAGGGAGCTAGTAAAACCTCCACCCCCTCAAAATCCTATTCCAGCCTCCCTGAACAGCAGACGGCACAGAGAGCAAAAGAGACATCTGCGAGAGATGAGCAAATAAAGCCTGCAGCGGCTACTTCGGATGCCCCAAAACCACAGAGTGGCAACGTCAAACCAATGAGCTTGAAGACACCAACATTACATTCTCGCACTGACAGTGGGCAAGGATCAAAGCATGATGCAGTTTGGACTTCAAATGTGGCTG ATAACATGAGAGAATTAACTATGAACTGTTCAACTACCCCACAAACAAGCACTACTATTGAGCAAGTGAAGCAACAGATCGCAAGAGAAGACATACGGTTTATCCGTTTTGAAGCAAGTGACTTTCATGGGATTTCAAGATCGAAAACTGTGCCGTCCCGTTTTTTTCAG GAGAAAGTGTTTCACGGTGTGCCCATGCCAAGAGGCTATCTGGAGCTAACGTTGAGCCCGCAGGAAAATGAAGTAGACCATTCCAGTTTTAACAGTGACATACTCTTAATGCCCGACATAGCAACCTTCAGAGTCCTCCCGTGGGCGGAGAAAACCGCAAGGGTCATTTGCGATTCCTGCTCAATAACAGGCAGTCCTCTTCTGACGTCCCCCAGACAAGTCGCAAAGCTTCAGCTGAACCAGCTGCGAGCATGTGGCTTTGCCTTGCGTTCGTCCTTCACCTATGAGTTTTGCCTGTACAGCTTCGCCCAGACATCGGACGCACCGGCACTTTTCCCTGCTGCCACCTTGCTGAACAACCACAACCAGTGCTTTGTGCAGGAGCTCATCGACAGCATGTACGGCGCCGGGGTCGACGTCGAGAGCTTTTCGTGCTCGAGGGGGCCTGGCCAGGTGGAGGTGTCGCTGCGGGCGGAATTCGGGATGGGCGCGGCGGACAACGCATTCGCCTTCAGGACCGGCGTCAAAGAGCTGGCGAGGAAGCACGACCACGCTGCCAGCTTCTTCGCGCCCTCGGACTTCGGCAACTCGGGGACGCTGTCGCACAGCCTGTGGGACGCGAACGGCAAGCAGAACCTCTTCTACGACGCGGCGACGGCGGCGCGCGAGCTGTCGGGCGCCGGGAACAGGTGGCAGGCCGGGCTCGCGCTGCACGCGGCCGCCCTCAGCTGCCTCGTGGCGCCCGGCACCAACTGCCGCAAGCGCTACGGCGACGGGAAGGACGGCGCGGCCGTGGACGTGAGCTGCGGCGTCAACGACAACAGCTGCGTCTTCAACAGCAAGTTCCACGGAGGCGGCGGCGCCCGCCTGGAGAACCGGCTGGGGTCGGCGGCCGCCAACCCGTACGTCGTCCTGGCCGCCACCGTGGCCGCGGGCCTGGATGGCCTCAGGCGGGGCTGGCCGTCCGACGGCGACGGCGGCCCGCTCAAACCCCGCGCCATTCCCGTGCGGCTGGAGGACGCGCTCGAAGCGCTCGAACATGACCACTGCATCCGGAGCGCGCTGGGGGAGCTCTTCACTCGGCAGTTCATTGCCGTCAAACGGTTTGAATTGAAGACACAGCCATTGGATGGCGAGGACAAATACCTAGAATACTTCATCTAG
- the lgsn gene encoding lengsin isoform X2, which produces MLADHDLTGWGRRAFARPQEASDEADEIDGSEISTTGRKRGVRVSGKFMPPLDWERVERKHPSSTTGHSYLHIPDLSIVTGEPLQKPAQAQDAHSVDVKSDRRGKSSQREEEQSGEEWETGNGNDEEKNKGVFVSKGGISKDTMEELKALLKESPLITSRQKVSNKPRSSPSYLKAQSPEEKPKEGASKTSTPSKSYSSLPEQQTAQRAKETSARDEQIKPAAATSDAPKPQSGNVKPMSLKTPTLHSRTDSGQGSKHDAVWTSNVADNMRELTMNCSTTPQTSTTIEQVKQQIAREDIRFIRFEASDFHGISRSKTVPSRFFQEKVFHGVPMPRGYLELTLSPQENEVDHSSFNSDILLMPDIATFRVLPWAEKTARVICDSCSITGSPLLTSPRQVAKLQLNQLRACGFALRSSFTYEFCLYSFAQTSDAPALFPAATLLNNHNQCFVQELIDSMYGAGVDVESFSCSRGPGQVEVSLRAEFGMGAADNAFAFRTGVKELARKHDHAASFFAPSDFGNSGTLSHSLWDANGKQNLFYDAATAARELSGAGNRWQAGLALHAAALSCLVAPGTNCRKRYGDGKDGAAVDVSCGVNDNSCVFNSKFHGGGGARLENRLGSAAANPYVVLAATVAAGLDGLRRGWPSDGDGGPLKPRAIPVRLEDALEALEHDHCIRSALGELFTRQFIAVKRFELKTQPLDGEDKYLEYFI; this is translated from the exons GAAGCGAGTGATGAAGCAGACGAAATCGATGGCAGTGAGATATCCACCACTGGGCGGAAAAGGGGTGTCCGAGTCAGCGGAAAATTCATGCCGCCCCTGGACTGGGAGAGAGTCGAGAGGAAACACCCATCGAGCACGACAGGCCATTCCTACCTTCATATACCAGATCTGTCAATAGTCACAGGGGAGCCCCTTCAAAAACCAGCCCAAGCCCAAGATGCTCATTCTGTGGACGTAAAGAGCGATCGACGGGGAAAATCCAGTCAAAGGGAAGAAGAGCAGTCCGGGGAGGAATGGGAAACAGGCAATGGGAATGATGAGGAAAAGAACAAAGGCGTATTTGTTTCAAAGGGTGGGATTTCAAAAGACACAATGGAAGAATTGAAAGCCCTTCTAAAGGAGAGTCCTTTAATTACCAGCCGGCAGAAAGTGAGCAATAAACCCAGGTCCTCTCCCTCCTATTTGAAGGCGCAGAGTCCTGAAGAGAAACCCAAAGAGGGAGCTAGTAAAACCTCCACCCCCTCAAAATCCTATTCCAGCCTCCCTGAACAGCAGACGGCACAGAGAGCAAAAGAGACATCTGCGAGAGATGAGCAAATAAAGCCTGCAGCGGCTACTTCGGATGCCCCAAAACCACAGAGTGGCAACGTCAAACCAATGAGCTTGAAGACACCAACATTACATTCTCGCACTGACAGTGGGCAAGGATCAAAGCATGATGCAGTTTGGACTTCAAATGTGGCTG ATAACATGAGAGAATTAACTATGAACTGTTCAACTACCCCACAAACAAGCACTACTATTGAGCAAGTGAAGCAACAGATCGCAAGAGAAGACATACGGTTTATCCGTTTTGAAGCAAGTGACTTTCATGGGATTTCAAGATCGAAAACTGTGCCGTCCCGTTTTTTTCAG GAGAAAGTGTTTCACGGTGTGCCCATGCCAAGAGGCTATCTGGAGCTAACGTTGAGCCCGCAGGAAAATGAAGTAGACCATTCCAGTTTTAACAGTGACATACTCTTAATGCCCGACATAGCAACCTTCAGAGTCCTCCCGTGGGCGGAGAAAACCGCAAGGGTCATTTGCGATTCCTGCTCAATAACAGGCAGTCCTCTTCTGACGTCCCCCAGACAAGTCGCAAAGCTTCAGCTGAACCAGCTGCGAGCATGTGGCTTTGCCTTGCGTTCGTCCTTCACCTATGAGTTTTGCCTGTACAGCTTCGCCCAGACATCGGACGCACCGGCACTTTTCCCTGCTGCCACCTTGCTGAACAACCACAACCAGTGCTTTGTGCAGGAGCTCATCGACAGCATGTACGGCGCCGGGGTCGACGTCGAGAGCTTTTCGTGCTCGAGGGGGCCTGGCCAGGTGGAGGTGTCGCTGCGGGCGGAATTCGGGATGGGCGCGGCGGACAACGCATTCGCCTTCAGGACCGGCGTCAAAGAGCTGGCGAGGAAGCACGACCACGCTGCCAGCTTCTTCGCGCCCTCGGACTTCGGCAACTCGGGGACGCTGTCGCACAGCCTGTGGGACGCGAACGGCAAGCAGAACCTCTTCTACGACGCGGCGACGGCGGCGCGCGAGCTGTCGGGCGCCGGGAACAGGTGGCAGGCCGGGCTCGCGCTGCACGCGGCCGCCCTCAGCTGCCTCGTGGCGCCCGGCACCAACTGCCGCAAGCGCTACGGCGACGGGAAGGACGGCGCGGCCGTGGACGTGAGCTGCGGCGTCAACGACAACAGCTGCGTCTTCAACAGCAAGTTCCACGGAGGCGGCGGCGCCCGCCTGGAGAACCGGCTGGGGTCGGCGGCCGCCAACCCGTACGTCGTCCTGGCCGCCACCGTGGCCGCGGGCCTGGATGGCCTCAGGCGGGGCTGGCCGTCCGACGGCGACGGCGGCCCGCTCAAACCCCGCGCCATTCCCGTGCGGCTGGAGGACGCGCTCGAAGCGCTCGAACATGACCACTGCATCCGGAGCGCGCTGGGGGAGCTCTTCACTCGGCAGTTCATTGCCGTCAAACGGTTTGAATTGAAGACACAGCCATTGGATGGCGAGGACAAATACCTAGAATACTTCATCTAG
- the lgsn gene encoding lengsin isoform X3, giving the protein MEEMEGTKEEEVLTLTEASDEADEIDGSEISTTGRKRGVRVSGKFMPPLDWERVERKHPSSTTGHSYLHIPDLSIVTGEPLQKPAQAQDAHSVDVKSDRRGKSSQREEEQSGEEWETGNGNDEEKNKGVFVSKGGISKDTMEELKALLKESPLITSRQKVSNKPRSSPSYLKAQSPEEKPKEGASKTSTPSKSYSSLPEQQTAQRAKETSARDEQIKPAAATSDAPKPQSGNVKPMSLKTPTLHSRTDSGQGSKHDAVWTSNVADNMRELTMNCSTTPQTSTTIEQVKQQIAREDIRFIRFEASDFHGISRSKTVPSRFFQEKVFHGVPMPRGYLELTLSPQENEVDHSSFNSDILLMPDIATFRVLPWAEKTARVICDSCSITGSPLLTSPRQVAKLQLNQLRACGFALRSSFTYEFCLYSFAQTSDAPALFPAATLLNNHNQCFVQELIDSMYGAGVDVESFSCSRGPGQVEVSLRAEFGMGAADNAFAFRTGVKELARKHDHAASFFAPSDFGNSGTLSHSLWDANGKQNLFYDAATAARELSGAGNRWQAGLALHAAALSCLVAPGTNCRKRYGDGKDGAAVDVSCGVNDNSCVFNSKFHGGGGARLENRLGSAAANPYVVLAATVAAGLDGLRRGWPSDGDGGPLKPRAIPVRLEDALEALEHDHCIRSALGELFTRQFIAVKRFELKTQPLDGEDKYLEYFI; this is encoded by the exons GAAGCGAGTGATGAAGCAGACGAAATCGATGGCAGTGAGATATCCACCACTGGGCGGAAAAGGGGTGTCCGAGTCAGCGGAAAATTCATGCCGCCCCTGGACTGGGAGAGAGTCGAGAGGAAACACCCATCGAGCACGACAGGCCATTCCTACCTTCATATACCAGATCTGTCAATAGTCACAGGGGAGCCCCTTCAAAAACCAGCCCAAGCCCAAGATGCTCATTCTGTGGACGTAAAGAGCGATCGACGGGGAAAATCCAGTCAAAGGGAAGAAGAGCAGTCCGGGGAGGAATGGGAAACAGGCAATGGGAATGATGAGGAAAAGAACAAAGGCGTATTTGTTTCAAAGGGTGGGATTTCAAAAGACACAATGGAAGAATTGAAAGCCCTTCTAAAGGAGAGTCCTTTAATTACCAGCCGGCAGAAAGTGAGCAATAAACCCAGGTCCTCTCCCTCCTATTTGAAGGCGCAGAGTCCTGAAGAGAAACCCAAAGAGGGAGCTAGTAAAACCTCCACCCCCTCAAAATCCTATTCCAGCCTCCCTGAACAGCAGACGGCACAGAGAGCAAAAGAGACATCTGCGAGAGATGAGCAAATAAAGCCTGCAGCGGCTACTTCGGATGCCCCAAAACCACAGAGTGGCAACGTCAAACCAATGAGCTTGAAGACACCAACATTACATTCTCGCACTGACAGTGGGCAAGGATCAAAGCATGATGCAGTTTGGACTTCAAATGTGGCTG ATAACATGAGAGAATTAACTATGAACTGTTCAACTACCCCACAAACAAGCACTACTATTGAGCAAGTGAAGCAACAGATCGCAAGAGAAGACATACGGTTTATCCGTTTTGAAGCAAGTGACTTTCATGGGATTTCAAGATCGAAAACTGTGCCGTCCCGTTTTTTTCAG GAGAAAGTGTTTCACGGTGTGCCCATGCCAAGAGGCTATCTGGAGCTAACGTTGAGCCCGCAGGAAAATGAAGTAGACCATTCCAGTTTTAACAGTGACATACTCTTAATGCCCGACATAGCAACCTTCAGAGTCCTCCCGTGGGCGGAGAAAACCGCAAGGGTCATTTGCGATTCCTGCTCAATAACAGGCAGTCCTCTTCTGACGTCCCCCAGACAAGTCGCAAAGCTTCAGCTGAACCAGCTGCGAGCATGTGGCTTTGCCTTGCGTTCGTCCTTCACCTATGAGTTTTGCCTGTACAGCTTCGCCCAGACATCGGACGCACCGGCACTTTTCCCTGCTGCCACCTTGCTGAACAACCACAACCAGTGCTTTGTGCAGGAGCTCATCGACAGCATGTACGGCGCCGGGGTCGACGTCGAGAGCTTTTCGTGCTCGAGGGGGCCTGGCCAGGTGGAGGTGTCGCTGCGGGCGGAATTCGGGATGGGCGCGGCGGACAACGCATTCGCCTTCAGGACCGGCGTCAAAGAGCTGGCGAGGAAGCACGACCACGCTGCCAGCTTCTTCGCGCCCTCGGACTTCGGCAACTCGGGGACGCTGTCGCACAGCCTGTGGGACGCGAACGGCAAGCAGAACCTCTTCTACGACGCGGCGACGGCGGCGCGCGAGCTGTCGGGCGCCGGGAACAGGTGGCAGGCCGGGCTCGCGCTGCACGCGGCCGCCCTCAGCTGCCTCGTGGCGCCCGGCACCAACTGCCGCAAGCGCTACGGCGACGGGAAGGACGGCGCGGCCGTGGACGTGAGCTGCGGCGTCAACGACAACAGCTGCGTCTTCAACAGCAAGTTCCACGGAGGCGGCGGCGCCCGCCTGGAGAACCGGCTGGGGTCGGCGGCCGCCAACCCGTACGTCGTCCTGGCCGCCACCGTGGCCGCGGGCCTGGATGGCCTCAGGCGGGGCTGGCCGTCCGACGGCGACGGCGGCCCGCTCAAACCCCGCGCCATTCCCGTGCGGCTGGAGGACGCGCTCGAAGCGCTCGAACATGACCACTGCATCCGGAGCGCGCTGGGGGAGCTCTTCACTCGGCAGTTCATTGCCGTCAAACGGTTTGAATTGAAGACACAGCCATTGGATGGCGAGGACAAATACCTAGAATACTTCATCTAG
- the lgsn gene encoding lengsin isoform X1 has translation MRVKVLEWPVNWLKIMSGFDRVNKEKLFPVAEGPVTRGHRFKEASDEADEIDGSEISTTGRKRGVRVSGKFMPPLDWERVERKHPSSTTGHSYLHIPDLSIVTGEPLQKPAQAQDAHSVDVKSDRRGKSSQREEEQSGEEWETGNGNDEEKNKGVFVSKGGISKDTMEELKALLKESPLITSRQKVSNKPRSSPSYLKAQSPEEKPKEGASKTSTPSKSYSSLPEQQTAQRAKETSARDEQIKPAAATSDAPKPQSGNVKPMSLKTPTLHSRTDSGQGSKHDAVWTSNVADNMRELTMNCSTTPQTSTTIEQVKQQIAREDIRFIRFEASDFHGISRSKTVPSRFFQEKVFHGVPMPRGYLELTLSPQENEVDHSSFNSDILLMPDIATFRVLPWAEKTARVICDSCSITGSPLLTSPRQVAKLQLNQLRACGFALRSSFTYEFCLYSFAQTSDAPALFPAATLLNNHNQCFVQELIDSMYGAGVDVESFSCSRGPGQVEVSLRAEFGMGAADNAFAFRTGVKELARKHDHAASFFAPSDFGNSGTLSHSLWDANGKQNLFYDAATAARELSGAGNRWQAGLALHAAALSCLVAPGTNCRKRYGDGKDGAAVDVSCGVNDNSCVFNSKFHGGGGARLENRLGSAAANPYVVLAATVAAGLDGLRRGWPSDGDGGPLKPRAIPVRLEDALEALEHDHCIRSALGELFTRQFIAVKRFELKTQPLDGEDKYLEYFI, from the exons GAAGCGAGTGATGAAGCAGACGAAATCGATGGCAGTGAGATATCCACCACTGGGCGGAAAAGGGGTGTCCGAGTCAGCGGAAAATTCATGCCGCCCCTGGACTGGGAGAGAGTCGAGAGGAAACACCCATCGAGCACGACAGGCCATTCCTACCTTCATATACCAGATCTGTCAATAGTCACAGGGGAGCCCCTTCAAAAACCAGCCCAAGCCCAAGATGCTCATTCTGTGGACGTAAAGAGCGATCGACGGGGAAAATCCAGTCAAAGGGAAGAAGAGCAGTCCGGGGAGGAATGGGAAACAGGCAATGGGAATGATGAGGAAAAGAACAAAGGCGTATTTGTTTCAAAGGGTGGGATTTCAAAAGACACAATGGAAGAATTGAAAGCCCTTCTAAAGGAGAGTCCTTTAATTACCAGCCGGCAGAAAGTGAGCAATAAACCCAGGTCCTCTCCCTCCTATTTGAAGGCGCAGAGTCCTGAAGAGAAACCCAAAGAGGGAGCTAGTAAAACCTCCACCCCCTCAAAATCCTATTCCAGCCTCCCTGAACAGCAGACGGCACAGAGAGCAAAAGAGACATCTGCGAGAGATGAGCAAATAAAGCCTGCAGCGGCTACTTCGGATGCCCCAAAACCACAGAGTGGCAACGTCAAACCAATGAGCTTGAAGACACCAACATTACATTCTCGCACTGACAGTGGGCAAGGATCAAAGCATGATGCAGTTTGGACTTCAAATGTGGCTG ATAACATGAGAGAATTAACTATGAACTGTTCAACTACCCCACAAACAAGCACTACTATTGAGCAAGTGAAGCAACAGATCGCAAGAGAAGACATACGGTTTATCCGTTTTGAAGCAAGTGACTTTCATGGGATTTCAAGATCGAAAACTGTGCCGTCCCGTTTTTTTCAG GAGAAAGTGTTTCACGGTGTGCCCATGCCAAGAGGCTATCTGGAGCTAACGTTGAGCCCGCAGGAAAATGAAGTAGACCATTCCAGTTTTAACAGTGACATACTCTTAATGCCCGACATAGCAACCTTCAGAGTCCTCCCGTGGGCGGAGAAAACCGCAAGGGTCATTTGCGATTCCTGCTCAATAACAGGCAGTCCTCTTCTGACGTCCCCCAGACAAGTCGCAAAGCTTCAGCTGAACCAGCTGCGAGCATGTGGCTTTGCCTTGCGTTCGTCCTTCACCTATGAGTTTTGCCTGTACAGCTTCGCCCAGACATCGGACGCACCGGCACTTTTCCCTGCTGCCACCTTGCTGAACAACCACAACCAGTGCTTTGTGCAGGAGCTCATCGACAGCATGTACGGCGCCGGGGTCGACGTCGAGAGCTTTTCGTGCTCGAGGGGGCCTGGCCAGGTGGAGGTGTCGCTGCGGGCGGAATTCGGGATGGGCGCGGCGGACAACGCATTCGCCTTCAGGACCGGCGTCAAAGAGCTGGCGAGGAAGCACGACCACGCTGCCAGCTTCTTCGCGCCCTCGGACTTCGGCAACTCGGGGACGCTGTCGCACAGCCTGTGGGACGCGAACGGCAAGCAGAACCTCTTCTACGACGCGGCGACGGCGGCGCGCGAGCTGTCGGGCGCCGGGAACAGGTGGCAGGCCGGGCTCGCGCTGCACGCGGCCGCCCTCAGCTGCCTCGTGGCGCCCGGCACCAACTGCCGCAAGCGCTACGGCGACGGGAAGGACGGCGCGGCCGTGGACGTGAGCTGCGGCGTCAACGACAACAGCTGCGTCTTCAACAGCAAGTTCCACGGAGGCGGCGGCGCCCGCCTGGAGAACCGGCTGGGGTCGGCGGCCGCCAACCCGTACGTCGTCCTGGCCGCCACCGTGGCCGCGGGCCTGGATGGCCTCAGGCGGGGCTGGCCGTCCGACGGCGACGGCGGCCCGCTCAAACCCCGCGCCATTCCCGTGCGGCTGGAGGACGCGCTCGAAGCGCTCGAACATGACCACTGCATCCGGAGCGCGCTGGGGGAGCTCTTCACTCGGCAGTTCATTGCCGTCAAACGGTTTGAATTGAAGACACAGCCATTGGATGGCGAGGACAAATACCTAGAATACTTCATCTAG